GCCTCACCGTGCAGGGTCCGGACCGGCTCAGCGGGATCGACGTCGACCTGCACGACCACGGTGAGCTCACCCCGGCCGTCGCGGCGCTGTGCGCGCTGGCCGACGGTCCCTCGCACCTGCGCGGGGTCGCCCACATCCGCGGGCACGAGACCGACCGGCTGGCCGCGCTGGCCCGCGAGCTCGGCGGCCTCGGCGCCGACGTCACCGAGCACCCCGACGGCCTGTCCTTCCGCCCGGCCCCGCTGCACGGCGGGGTCTTCCACACCTACGCCGACCACCGGATGGCGCACGCCGGTGTCGTCGTCGGCGCCGCGGTCGAGGGCGTGCTCGTCGAGGACGTCGCGACGACGTCGAAGACGTTCCCCGACTTCGCCGGCTTCTGGTCCGGGCTGTTCTGAGATGCCCACGGGGCGGTACTCCGACCAGGACGTCGAGCACTACGACCGTCCCCGACGCCGGACCCGCCCCCGCACCAAGGAGCGCCCGACCTACGACGACGCCGCCGACGGCGTGGTCGTCACCGTGGACCGGGGTCGGTTCACGGTCCTCGTTGCCGGGCACCTCGTCTACGCGATGAAGGCACGCCCGCTCGGGCGCCGCGGCGTCGTCGTCGGCGACCGGGTCAAGGTCGAGGGCGACGTCACCGGCGACGAGGGCACCCTGGCCCGCATCGTCGAGGTCCACGAGCGCACGACCACGCTGCGGCGCACCGCCGACGACGACGACCCCGTCGAGCGCGTGATCGTGGCCAACGCCGACCAGCTCGTGGTGGTGGTGGCGATCGCCGACCCCGAGCCGCAGCCGCGGCTGCTGGACCGCGCCCTCGTGGCGGCGTTCGACGCCGGGCTGGCGCCGCTGCTGTGCCTGACCAAGTCCGACCTCGCCTCACCCGAGCCGCTGCTCGCGACGTACCGCTCGCTCGGCGTGCCCTGGGTCGTCACCCACCGCGGCGGCGACCTGGCCGAGCTGCGCGAGAGCCTGGCCGACCGGACCAGCGTGCTGCTCGGCTCCAGCGGTGTCGGCAAGTCCACGCTGGTCAACGCGCTCGTGCCCCACGCGGACCGCGAGGTCGGCGTGGTCAACGCCGTCACCGGGCGCGGCCGGCACACGTCGACCTCGGCCTACCTGCTGGCGCTGCCCGACGACCAGGGCTGGATCATCGACACCCCCGGCATCCGCTCGTTCGGGCTGGCCCACGTGCAGCCCGAGCACCTCATCGAGGCGTTCCCGGACCTCGACGAGATGACCGAGGAGTGCCCGCGCGGCTGCACCCACGGCACCGACGAGCCCGAGTGCGGCCTCGACGAGGCCGTGGCCCGCGGCGAGGCCGACCCCGAGCGGGTGGCGTCGTTCCGGCGGCTGCTCGCCGCACGCTCCGAGCCGGCGTACTGAGCCTCAGCTGCCCCAGACGGCCTGCGCGCCGGCGTCGCCCGTGAGCGCCGTCCACACCAGCGTCAGCACCGCGCCGACCACGACCAGGCCGCCGAGGGCGTAGCGGGTCGCACCCGCCTTGGCGTGCTGCCAGACCGCGAGGACCGTGACGACCAGGAAGCCGGTGGTCATCCAGCGCAGCACGTCGGCCAGCTCCTCGTGGTGCTCGATCCGCTCCGCGGCCTCACCACCCAGGTTGGCGAACTGCTGCCCCTTCTCCAGGAAGTTGTCCCCGCTGAGGTAGGCGGCCCAGATCGTGACGAAGGCGATGACCACCAGGCCCAGCGTCACCCAGCGCAGCCGGTCGCGGTAGCGCGGCAGCACGGCGTACGCGATGGCCACCAGCGCGGAGACCGGCCCGAACACCACCGCGGCGTGCACGATGAGGGGGTGGAGCGGCAACCCGTTGAACTCCCACATGTCTGCTGTACGTACCTCCACGGCGAACGGTTCACCGCAGCATAGGGTGGCGCCCGTGGCGGACTACACCGACGACCTCCGCCTGGCCCACGTGCTGGCCGACGACGCCGACTCGCTGACCACGGCGCGCTTCAAGGCGCTGGACCTGCACGTCATGACCAAGCCGGACCTGACCCCGGTCTCCGACGCCGACGAGGCGGTCGAGGAGAGCCTGCGCCGCACCCTGTCACGGGTGCGCTCGCGCGACGCAGTCACCGGCGAGGAGCAGGGCTCGACCGGGCACAGCCAGCGGCGCTGGATCATCGACCCGATCGACGGCACCAAGAACTTCGTGCGCGGGGTGCCCGTCTGGGCCACGCTCATCGCGCTGGCCGTGGACGACGAGGTGGTGCTCGGCGTGGTCTCGGCCCCGGCGCTGCAGCGGCGCTGGTGGGCCTCGTCCGGCTCCGGCGCCTGGACCGGCCGCTCGCTGCTGAAGGCGACCCAGTGCCACGTCTCGGACGTGCGCCGCCTCGAGGACGCCTCGCTGTCCTACTCCTCGCTGCACGGGTGGGAGGAGCGCGGCCAGAGCGACGACTTCGTCTCGCTGATGCGGCGGGTGTGGCGCAGCCGCGCGTACGGCGACTTCTGGTCCTACACGTTGCTGGCCGAGGGTGCGGTCGACATCGCCACCGAGCCCGAGCTCGCGCTGCACGACATGGCCGCGCTCGACGTGATCGTGCGCGAGGCCGGCGGGACGTTCACCTCGCTGTCCGGTGAGGACGGCCCGTGGGGCGGCAACGCGCTGGCCACCAACGGCCACCTGCACGACGCCGCCCTGTCCTTCCTGGGCTCGGTGGACGACGACAGCGACCCCGACTGGCAGCCGACCGGGCCCGGCTCGGTCTCCGAGCTGCGTCCGCGGGGTCCGCGGCCGGTGCCGGCCGCCGAGGACGGCCCGGAGGACGGGTCCGAGGGCTGAGCCCGAGACGGGGCCCGCCTGGCGGCGCGAGGGTTCCCAGCGCCGCCGCACCTCGCTACGGTCGAGGTCCGAACCGTCCTGGGAGGTCCGCGTGAAGATCGTCGAGGTGCTCAACGCCAAGCCCGAGGCCGGGGTCGTCACGATCACCCCCGAGGCCGGCGTGCGCGAGCTCATCGCCAAGCTGGCCGAGCACAACGTCGGGGCGCTCATCGTCAGCGCCGACGGCGAGACGGTGGCCGGGATCGTCAGCGAGCGCGACGTGGTGCGCCACCTGCACCACGACGGCACCGTCATCAACAACACCGTCGCCGCGATCATGACCGAGGTCGTCGAGACCACCGAGCCCGACGCGACGCTCGACGAGCTCATGCAGACGATGACCCGCCGCCGGATCCGGCACGTGCCCGTCGTGGACGACGGCCGGCTGGTCGGCATCGTCTCCATCGGCGACGTGGTGAAGCACAAGATGAGCCAGCTCGAGTTCGAGCGCGACCAGCTCGACTCCTACGTGCACCAGACCTGAGCCCGGCCGCCGCGCGGCGACCGGGCCCGGGCCCGGCGGCGTCAGCAGACCGTGAAGCTGGTCTTCAGGCTCTTGGTCTTGAGCTTGCCGCTCGGCTGCCTGACGGTGACCTTGGCCTTGACCTTGACCGTCGAGCCGCTGGCCGCGCCCTTCTTCACCTTGAGCTTGGTCTTGAACGGTGCCGCCTTGTCGGTCTTCTTCTTGGCGCCGGTGGCCTTGAAGACGACTAGGCGGATGGTGCCCTTGCCCTTGGTCCTGGTCACCTTGAGCTGGTACTTCTTGCCCGACGGCACACAGCCCTCGGGACCGTCCAGGGTGACGGTCGCGCTGCCGACCTTGGCGCCGACGTCGGAGCTGCAGCCCACCGGGGGCGCAGACGGGATCCGCGCGAAGGAGACCGGGCCGCCGTAGATGTCGTCCGCGGTCCACACCGCGATGCCCGTCGTGTCGGACGTCGGATCCGCCGCCGTCTCGACGTCGCGGATGCCGGGAGCCGCGGCCAGCTCGCTGTACGCCGACCACGTCGCCCCGTCCGCCGTGCCGTGGAAGAAGCCCAGGAACATCCCGTTGCCGTTGCTGCCGGTCTCGGTGACGAGCAGGTCGCCGGTACGGGTGATGGCGACGTCCGGCGCGTCCTGGGTCCCCGAGCTGAAGCGGCTGCTCACGCAGTCTGGGGACACCGGCGCACCGAAGGCACCGCCGGCGAACGGCCGGAGCACCGTGTCGCGCTGCAGCCCCTCGTAGCCGAGCCACAGGCGACCCGCGCCCGACGTCACGTCATAGGAGCCGTTGCGCTCCCAGGGCGCGCCGAGGTCGTACCTCGTGGGCGTGCTCGACCACTTGCTCATGTCGTTGATCTCGGTGGGGACGACGTTGCCGTTGAAGGCCCGGTAGTAGGTGCCGTTGGCCAGGCCCGGGGCGAAGCCGCTGAGGAAGGCCAGGGGCCGACCCTCCGGCGTGACGCCGACCAGGAGTCCGTCGACGCTCTCGCTGCCACCGCCGGTGCTGAACGTCGCGCCCGAGGTGGGCGCGCCACCGGGGAGCGGCGCCGCGGTGAAGGCCTGGTAGTCAGCGGCGGCCCCCGTAGGGCCACTGTTCGAGGCGATCCAGAGCCCGTTGCTCCCAGGGGCGAGCTCGACGTCGGTGGCGGTGACGTTGGCGACCTTGGCCATCGGACCGAAGGTGGCGCCACCGTTGGCCGAGGCCGCGGCGTAGGTCCGCTCCGCAGCACCGTCGTGGTTGCCGATCGCCACGACGACCTTGGTGCCGTCGGTGACCAGCCACGGCCCGGTGCTGTCGTCGACGTCGTCCGGCGTGGGCGGGGAGAGCGTCGCAGTCAGGGCGCAGGCGGAGCCGCCGGCCGGGATCCGGCAGATGCGGACGGCGTACGGCTGCCCGACCGCGGCCCGGTCCAGCAGGGCGACGACCGCAGCGCCGTCGTTGGTCATCACGACGTCGAGGGCCTTGGAGGTGAGGCCGAGACCGGTGCCGGCGCGAGGCTGGTCCGGTGCGGCGGCCTGTCCGGGCGAGGGCAGCGCGGTCGGCGCGGCCAGGGCGAGGAGCAGCGCTCCCGAGGCGACGAGGCGGTTCATGCTCGCCATCCTCGTCTTTGCACCCGGCGCCCAGAATGACTCGACTGAGCCCTTGCGGACCGCGGGACCGGCATGCTGGGGCCCATGGCCCGACCCCGCAGCCTCGTCACCGGCGGCACCCGCGGGATCGGTGCCGCCGTCGCGCAGCGGCTGGCCCGCGCCGGCCACGACCTGGTGCTCGGCTACGCCCACGACGACGCCGCCGCGGAGCTGGCCGAGGCCGCGGTGCAGGCGGCCGGCGGCGAGTGCACGCTGGTGCGCTGCGACCTGCTCGACGACGACGGCGTCGAGGACCTGTTCGCGGCCGCGGGCGCCCTCACCGGGGTGGTCAACAACGCCGGCGCGACGTTCCACATCGGGCCGCTGGCCGAGACGCCGGTCGAGGTGATCCGGCGGACCGTCGACCTCAACCTCACCACCGCGATCCTGGTCGCCCGCGCCGCGGTCCGCGCCCTCTCCACGGCGTACGACGGGCAGGGCGGCGTGCTGGTCAACATCAGCTCCGGCGCGGCGACCAAGGGCTCACCCGGCGAGTACGTCCAGTACGCCGCGGCCAAGGCCGGTGTCGACGCGCTCACCCTCGGCCTGGCCGAGGAGGTGGCCCAGGACGGCGTGCGCGTGGTCGGGGTCGCCCCCGGGATGATCCGCACCACCATCCACGCCGACGCCGGCGAGCCCGGCCGGCTCGAGCGCGTCGCGCCGCTCATCCCCCTGCAGCGCGCGGGCGAGCCGGAGGAGGTGGCCGACGCCGTGGCCTGGCTGATGAGCGACGAGGCGTCCTACGTCACCGGCACCACGCTGCGGGTCGCAGGCGGTCGTTAGGCTCGCGGCATGAGCACCGAGAAGCCCGAGATCGACTTCGTCGACCCCACCCCGCCCACCGACCTGGTCGTCACCGACCTGCGCGAGGGCGACGGCGAGGAGGCGCGCAGCGGGCAGACCGTCGAGGTCCACTACGTCGGCGTGGCCCACTCGACCGGCGAGGAGTTCGACGCCTCCTACAACCGCGGCGAGCCGCTGAAGTTCCGCCTCGGCGTCGGCCAGGTCATCCAGGGCTGGGACACCGGCGTGCAGGGCATGAAGGTCGGCGGCCGCCGCCAGCTCGTCATCCCGCCGCACCTCGGGTACGGCGACCGCGGCGCCGGCGGCGTCATCAAGCCCGGCGAGACCCTGGTCTTCGTGGTGGACCTGCTGGGCGTCAGCTGAGACCCACCTCCGACACGACAGCGCGCCCCGCCCCGAGGACCGGGACGGGGCGCGCTGTGGAGATCAGGAGTTGGACGCGGTCTGCACCGCGGTCAGCTTGGCGTTGCTCACGGACTCCGTGAAGTTGGTCTGGCTGGAGGTGTGGTTGTCCTCGCAGCTGAGGGTGACGGTGAACGGGCTCGCGCTGGTGACCGCGACGGTCTGCCCCGTGCTGGCCGTCCACGCGTAGACGAGGATGACGCCGCCGAGCTCCTCGGTCCACGACTGCACCGACTGGGAGCCGGCTCCGCCGAGGTGGCACTCGATGCTGGCGAAGCTGTCGTCGGTGTCGTCGGAGGCACTCAGCGTGTAGCTGGCGTTCACGACGTAGCTGCCGGCCGGGAGGTTCTTGGACAGCACCGTGTTCTGCACGTTGTGGTTGCTGTTGATCGTCAGCGAACCGGTCTGCGAGGCGGAGTAGCCTGCCGCGGCGCCGGCGGGCCCGGCGGGCCCGGCCGGGCCTGCGGGGCCGGCGACGCCCATCTTGTTCCAGGTCAGCTTCTTGTCGCCCTTGGCGCACTTCTTCGCCGAGTAGAGCGCACCGGTGCCCTTCTTGACGCACGCCGTGATCGTGCCGCCCTTCTCGGCGGTGGTGGCGTACGTGACGGCGAAGGTGGCGCTGCACAGCGCGATGACGACGGCGACGACACCGAGCATCCGCCCGGAGGATCGCGTGAACGAGGTGAGTCTGGTCATGCACGGACCATCCCACCGGCTGTCCAGGCTTCGGAATAGTCCGTGTCGGGGGTAGCCCGGCGGGGCTGGCTACGCTACGGAAGGTCGCGGACGTCCCCGAGACTCACTCCCAGTTGCGCTCGCCGCCCACGCGGGCGGACTTGGCGGCGACGCTGACCACGTCGCCGCGCTCGAGCTGGCGGCCGCGGCGGGTCTCGACCTCGCCGTTGACCCGGACGATCCCGCCGGAGAGCACCTGCTTGGCCTCGCCACCGGACTCGATGAGGTCGGCCAGCTTGAGGAACTGCCCGAGCTTGATCGAGTCGTCCTCCACCGGCACGTCGTTGTAGTCGCTCACCCGCTCATTGTCCTCCCGGGCGTGTCGCGACCCCAAATCAGCCGAGCGCGACGCTCACCGCGTGGATGAGGACGCCGACCAGGCCGCCGACCACGGTGCCGTTGATGCGGATGAACTGCAGGTCGCGCCCGACGTGCAGCTCGATGCGCTCGGCCGCCTCCTTGCCGTCCCAGCGCTCGATGGTCTGGGTGATGACGGAGGTGAGCTCCGCGCCGTACCGGTCCACGACGAAGACCGCGGCGTCGGCGGCCAGGCCGTCGAGGCGGGTGCGGAGCGCGGCGTCGTCGCGCAGCCGGGCCGCGAACGCGGTGGCCTCGGTCAGCAGCCGGGCGCGGACCGCGCCCTGGGGGTCCTGGAGCGAGGTGGTGAGCGCCCGGCGCAGGGCGTCCCAGAGCGAGATCGCGGACCGGATGACCGCGGGGTTGTCGAGGATGCGCTCCTTGAGCCCTTCGGCGCGGGCCTGGGTGTCGGCGTCGTGGAGCAGGTCGTCGGCCAGCTGGCGCAGGACCGAGTCCAGCGCCTGCCGGGCGCGGTGCTGCGGGTCGTCGCGGATGTCGCCGACCCAGCGGACCAGCTCGGTGTGGATCCGGCCGGTCACCGCCTCGTTGAGCCGCGGCGGCGCCCACCACGGCGCCCGCTCGCCGAGCACCTCGGTGACCGTGTCCGGGTTGTCGACCAGCCAGCCGTGCAGCTCGTCCAGGGCCAGGTCGACCAGCCCGTGGTGCAGGTCGTCGGCCAGCGCCTCGCTCAGCAGACCGCCCAGCAGCGGCGCGATCGGCTCCTCGCGGAACCGCGGCGTCAGCGCGTCGCGGACCAGCGACTCGATGTGGTCGTCGCGGACCTTGGACAGCGCGATGGCCGCCACGTCGGCCACCTCGTCCACCACCCGCTGGGCGTTGGCCGGCTCGGCCAGCCACTCCCCCAGCCGCCGCGCGGGCTCCGCGGCCAGGAGCCGCTCGCGGATGATCGCCTCCTGCAGGAAGTTCTCGCCCACGAACTCCTCCAGCCCGCGGCCCAGCTCGTCCTTCTTGCGCGGGATGAGCGCCGTGTGCGGCACCGGCAGCCCCAGCGGGTGCCGGAAGAGCGCGGTGACCGCGAACCAGTCCGCGATCGCGCCCACCATCGAGGCCTCTGCGCCGGCGTTCACGAAGCCGAGGAAGCCGTCCCGGTCCCGGGTGAGCAGGTAGACCACGGCTGCCAGCACCAGCAGCCCGGTCGCCACCCCGCGCATCCGGCGCAGCGCCGAGCGCCGCCGCGCGTCGGCCGCGGGGTCGCCGGCGATCATCGGGGCCGTGGTGGTCATGGGCCTCGATTCTCACCGACGTGCGCCGGCTGGAAGAATCCGCCCATGCCCCGCACCGTCCTGACCTTCGGCACGTTCGACGTCTTCCACGTCGGCCACCTCCGGGTCATCGAGCGGGCGGCGGCGTACGGCGACCGCCTGGTCGTCGGCGTCTCCTCCGACGCGCTCAACGTGAGCAAGAAGGGTCGCGAGCCGGTCTTCAGCCAGGCCGAGCGGCTGGCCATCGTCGGCGCGCTCAAGCCGGTGGACGAGGTCTTCGTCGAGGAGAGCCTGGAACTCAAGCGGCACTACATCGAGCAGTTCGGCGCCGACGTGCTGGTGATGGGTGACGACTGGAAGGGCCGCTTCGACGAGTTCGAGGACATCTGCGAGGTGGTCTACCTGCCCCGGACCCCCGCCATCTCCACCACCGCGCTCATCGAGAAGATCTCGGACCTCGCCTGAGATGTGCCCACCGCTCAACGGTTAAGCGGTGTGCACACTTTCACGCTCAGCAGTGTGCACACCGGTTAACCGTTACCCGGTGGGCACAGGTGGGGATTGGCCGGTCCGGAACGGCCCGGATTGGCCGTTCAACCCGGCCACCTGGCCCGTCAGGATCGAGCCATGACGTCCGTCGCTCCGCCCACCACGCCCGCGGTCACCGGGGCCAGCCTCGACGTGCCGCAGGGCGCGGCCCTCACCATCGGCGCGGTCCTGGGCACGGGGGTGATCTCGCTGCCGGCGCTGGCCGTCCAGGAGGCCGGGCCGGCGTCGCTGCTGGCGTGGGCCGGGCTGCTCCTGCTGTCCATCCCGCTCGCCACGACCTTCGCCGCCCTGGGCGCACGGCACCCGGACGGCGGCGGCGTGTCGACGTACGCCCGGCGGGCCTTCGGTCCGCGCACGGCGACGGTGATCGGCTGGTGCTTCTTCTTCGCGGTGCTCGTCGGCGCGCCGACGGCTGCAGGGTTCGCCGGGGCGTACGTCGCGGACGCGGCCGGCGGCGGGCGCCGGACGATGCTGCTGGCCACCGCCGGGATCATCGCGCTGGTCGCGGTCATGAACTGGTTCGGGCTCAAGGTCTCCGGCCGCGTCCAGCTCGGGATCGCCGGGGTGCTCGGGGTGCTGCTGGCCGGGGCCACCGTGGTCTCGCTGCCGCACGCGCAGCTCGGCCACCTCACGCCGTTCGCCCCGCACGGGTGGCTGGCCGTCGGCTCGGCCGCCGCCCTGCTGGTCTGGGCCTTCGCCGGGTGGGAGGCGGTGACGTCGCTGAGCGGGGAGTACCGCGACCCGGCGCGCGACATCACCCGTGCCACCGGCATCGCGATCGTGGTCATCGCGGTGCTCTACCTCGGCATCGCCTTCGCCACCGTGGTCGTGCTGGGCGACGAGCCCGGGCGGGCGCCGCTGTCGGATCTGCTGGTCCTCGGGCTCGGCGAGTGGGCACGGCCGGTGGTGACGGTGGTGGCGGTGCTCTTGTCCGTGGGCGCGATGAACGCCTACTTCTCCGGCGGCGCGCGCCTCGGCGCGGCGCTGGCCCGGGACGGCTCGTTCCCGGTCTGGTTGGCCCGCGGCTCCAGCGCCGGCGAGGTGCCGCGCCGCTCGCTGGCGTTCCTCAGCCTCGGCGCGCTGACCTCGCTCGGCGTGATCGCCATCGGCGACCTGTCCATCAACGCCCCGCTGATGATGACGACCGGCACCTTCACGCTGGTGTACGCCGTGGGGACGGCCGCCGCCCTCAAGCTCCTGCCGCGCGGCACCTGGGTCCGGCGCGGTGCGGGCGTGGCCTTCGTCGCGACCCTGGCCCTGCTGGCCATGACCGGGGCGCACCTGCTCGGCCCGGCGCTCATCGGGGTCGGGGCCCTGCTGTGGACGGTGCTGAGGCCAGGACCCCGGCCAGTCGCGCCAGCCCCGGCCTGATCGTCGCCGGGTCGGCCGCGCCGTAGCCCAGCACCACCCCGCGCGGCGCGCCGCCGACGGCGTAGGACGACAGCGCCTCGACCGCGACGCCCTCCTCGGCCGCGGCCCGGACCACCGCCCCGTCGTCGCGGGACTGGTCGCGCAGCACCGTCGTCATGTGCAGCCCGGCCTGGCACGGGACCAGCTCGAGGTGGTCGGCCAGCGGGCCGTGGACCTGCTCGAGCAGCAGCGCCCGCCGCTCGGCGTACGCCGCCCTCGCCCTGCGCAGGTGCCGGGCGAAGAGGCCGTCCTCGAGGAAGCGGGCCAGCGCGGCCTGGGCGGGGACGTCGACGTAGCCCACGCTGAGCTGGAGCGCGGCTCGCAGCGCGTCCTGCAGCAGGGCGGGTGCGACGAGGTAGCCCGCCCGCAGCCCCGGCACCAGCGACTTGGAGAACGTGCCGAGGTAGAGCACGCGGCCGGCGTCGTCCATCGCGTGCAGCGTCTCGAGCGGGCGCTCGGTGTAGCGGAACTCGCTGTCGTAGTCGTCCTCCACGACCGCGCACCGGTGCCGCGCGGCGAAGGCGAGCAGCGCCCGGCGCCGCGACATCGACAGCGGGGGGCCGGTCGGGAACTGGTGCGACGGGGTGGTGAAGACCAGCCGCGCCCGCTCGGGCAGCTCGTCGACGACCAGCCCCTCGAGATCGACGCGGACCGGCACGACCCGGGCGCCGTGGGCCTCGAAGACCTCACGCGCCAGCGGGTAGCCGGGCTCCTCCACCGCGACCACGTCACCGGGTGACACCAGCACCCGGGTCACCAGGTCGAGCGCCTGCTGGGTCCCCTGGGTGACCAGCACCTCGTCGGCCGTCGTCGTGACCCCGCGGCCCAGCGCCACCTGCCGGGCGATGGCCTCGCGCAGCGGCCGGTGGCCCGCCGGGTCGGCGTAGGTCCCGAGGTCGTGCGCGCCCACCCGCAGCTCGGCGGTGACCAGCCGGCGCCAGGTGTCGAACGGGAACAACCGCGCGTCGGGGATCCCCACCCGGAAGTCGTACGCCGGCTTCGGCGCGCCCCCGCTCGTCGGCTGGGGTCGCCGCTCCCACCCGCCCCGCGGCGCCAGGTCGGTGCCGCGCCGCGGCGCCGGCGCCGGTCGAGCCGCCTCGGCCACGAACGTCCCGGCCCCCACCCGGGTGGTGAGGTAGCCCTCCGCCACCAGCCGGTCGTACGCCGTGGCCACCGTCGTGCGCGCGACCCCCAGGTCCGCAGCCAGCGCG
This genomic window from Nocardioides anomalus contains:
- the rsgA gene encoding ribosome small subunit-dependent GTPase A, which codes for MPTGRYSDQDVEHYDRPRRRTRPRTKERPTYDDAADGVVVTVDRGRFTVLVAGHLVYAMKARPLGRRGVVVGDRVKVEGDVTGDEGTLARIVEVHERTTTLRRTADDDDPVERVIVANADQLVVVVAIADPEPQPRLLDRALVAAFDAGLAPLLCLTKSDLASPEPLLATYRSLGVPWVVTHRGGDLAELRESLADRTSVLLGSSGVGKSTLVNALVPHADREVGVVNAVTGRGRHTSTSAYLLALPDDQGWIIDTPGIRSFGLAHVQPEHLIEAFPDLDEMTEECPRGCTHGTDEPECGLDEAVARGEADPERVASFRRLLAARSEPAY
- a CDS encoding DUF2231 domain-containing protein → MWEFNGLPLHPLIVHAAVVFGPVSALVAIAYAVLPRYRDRLRWVTLGLVVIAFVTIWAAYLSGDNFLEKGQQFANLGGEAAERIEHHEELADVLRWMTTGFLVVTVLAVWQHAKAGATRYALGGLVVVGAVLTLVWTALTGDAGAQAVWGS
- a CDS encoding inositol monophosphatase family protein, encoding MADYTDDLRLAHVLADDADSLTTARFKALDLHVMTKPDLTPVSDADEAVEESLRRTLSRVRSRDAVTGEEQGSTGHSQRRWIIDPIDGTKNFVRGVPVWATLIALAVDDEVVLGVVSAPALQRRWWASSGSGAWTGRSLLKATQCHVSDVRRLEDASLSYSSLHGWEERGQSDDFVSLMRRVWRSRAYGDFWSYTLLAEGAVDIATEPELALHDMAALDVIVREAGGTFTSLSGEDGPWGGNALATNGHLHDAALSFLGSVDDDSDPDWQPTGPGSVSELRPRGPRPVPAAEDGPEDGSEG
- a CDS encoding CBS domain-containing protein; protein product: MKIVEVLNAKPEAGVVTITPEAGVRELIAKLAEHNVGALIVSADGETVAGIVSERDVVRHLHHDGTVINNTVAAIMTEVVETTEPDATLDELMQTMTRRRIRHVPVVDDGRLVGIVSIGDVVKHKMSQLEFERDQLDSYVHQT
- a CDS encoding SDR family oxidoreductase — its product is MARPRSLVTGGTRGIGAAVAQRLARAGHDLVLGYAHDDAAAELAEAAVQAAGGECTLVRCDLLDDDGVEDLFAAAGALTGVVNNAGATFHIGPLAETPVEVIRRTVDLNLTTAILVARAAVRALSTAYDGQGGVLVNISSGAATKGSPGEYVQYAAAKAGVDALTLGLAEEVAQDGVRVVGVAPGMIRTTIHADAGEPGRLERVAPLIPLQRAGEPEEVADAVAWLMSDEASYVTGTTLRVAGGR
- a CDS encoding FKBP-type peptidyl-prolyl cis-trans isomerase: MSTEKPEIDFVDPTPPTDLVVTDLREGDGEEARSGQTVEVHYVGVAHSTGEEFDASYNRGEPLKFRLGVGQVIQGWDTGVQGMKVGGRRQLVIPPHLGYGDRGAGGVIKPGETLVFVVDLLGVS
- a CDS encoding RNA-binding S4 domain-containing protein; the encoded protein is MSDYNDVPVEDDSIKLGQFLKLADLIESGGEAKQVLSGGIVRVNGEVETRRGRQLERGDVVSVAAKSARVGGERNWE
- a CDS encoding DUF445 domain-containing protein → MTTTAPMIAGDPAADARRRSALRRMRGVATGLLVLAAVVYLLTRDRDGFLGFVNAGAEASMVGAIADWFAVTALFRHPLGLPVPHTALIPRKKDELGRGLEEFVGENFLQEAIIRERLLAAEPARRLGEWLAEPANAQRVVDEVADVAAIALSKVRDDHIESLVRDALTPRFREEPIAPLLGGLLSEALADDLHHGLVDLALDELHGWLVDNPDTVTEVLGERAPWWAPPRLNEAVTGRIHTELVRWVGDIRDDPQHRARQALDSVLRQLADDLLHDADTQARAEGLKERILDNPAVIRSAISLWDALRRALTTSLQDPQGAVRARLLTEATAFAARLRDDAALRTRLDGLAADAAVFVVDRYGAELTSVITQTIERWDGKEAAERIELHVGRDLQFIRINGTVVGGLVGVLIHAVSVALG
- a CDS encoding adenylyltransferase/cytidyltransferase family protein, producing MPRTVLTFGTFDVFHVGHLRVIERAAAYGDRLVVGVSSDALNVSKKGREPVFSQAERLAIVGALKPVDEVFVEESLELKRHYIEQFGADVLVMGDDWKGRFDEFEDICEVVYLPRTPAISTTALIEKISDLA
- a CDS encoding APC family permease; translated protein: MTSVAPPTTPAVTGASLDVPQGAALTIGAVLGTGVISLPALAVQEAGPASLLAWAGLLLLSIPLATTFAALGARHPDGGGVSTYARRAFGPRTATVIGWCFFFAVLVGAPTAAGFAGAYVADAAGGGRRTMLLATAGIIALVAVMNWFGLKVSGRVQLGIAGVLGVLLAGATVVSLPHAQLGHLTPFAPHGWLAVGSAAALLVWAFAGWEAVTSLSGEYRDPARDITRATGIAIVVIAVLYLGIAFATVVVLGDEPGRAPLSDLLVLGLGEWARPVVTVVAVLLSVGAMNAYFSGGARLGAALARDGSFPVWLARGSSAGEVPRRSLAFLSLGALTSLGVIAIGDLSINAPLMMTTGTFTLVYAVGTAAALKLLPRGTWVRRGAGVAFVATLALLAMTGAHLLGPALIGVGALLWTVLRPGPRPVAPAPA
- the pdxR gene encoding MocR-like pyridoxine biosynthesis transcription factor PdxR, giving the protein MRELGDLVVDLSVRGDRTTALYRALLEAVRGGRLAPGERLPPTRALAADLGVARTTVATAYDRLVAEGYLTTRVGAGTFVAEAARPAPAPRRGTDLAPRGGWERRPQPTSGGAPKPAYDFRVGIPDARLFPFDTWRRLVTAELRVGAHDLGTYADPAGHRPLREAIARQVALGRGVTTTADEVLVTQGTQQALDLVTRVLVSPGDVVAVEEPGYPLAREVFEAHGARVVPVRVDLEGLVVDELPERARLVFTTPSHQFPTGPPLSMSRRRALLAFAARHRCAVVEDDYDSEFRYTERPLETLHAMDDAGRVLYLGTFSKSLVPGLRAGYLVAPALLQDALRAALQLSVGYVDVPAQAALARFLEDGLFARHLRRARAAYAERRALLLEQVHGPLADHLELVPCQAGLHMTTVLRDQSRDDGAVVRAAAEEGVAVEALSSYAVGGAPRGVVLGYGAADPATIRPGLARLAGVLASAPSTAGPRPR